Part of the Sphingomonas sp. Leaf357 genome, CGACCGTCGGCGTCGCTCGTCTGAACGCCGTCATCGGCTTCGTTCGAGATACGATGAAGGGGCCAGCGTGGTCGTGCGGCAACGCCGGCCCCTTCGCCAAGTCCAAGGCAGTTTCAGGCCGCGTCCTGCTCCAACCATGGTGCCAGGATCGCCGCGTCGTTCGCAGCCTTCTCGAACTTGGCCGTGAACCGCCGTTGCCGATGAGCATCGAGCGCGGCGATGTAGCCGCGACCTTCACGCAACTGGATAACACGACGCAGGATCCGGTCTTCGACCGCATCCGCCTCGGCCCGCGGGTCGGTCAACCTGCGCCACCGGGCGAGCAGTAGTGCCGTCGAGATCACGTCGATCTCGCACGCGCTTTGCACATCGTCCCATCGTCCAGTGTAGATCAGGTTCGTGACCGCGAATGGCGGGCAGGTCAGCTTGCCCGGGATATCCATAACCGCAAGCACCTCGGCCAGATGGATCGGCTTCATGCGCATGCCGGCGGTATATGCACGCGCCAGATCGAGGTGGCGGTCCTTGTGAAAGCCACCGTTTGCCAGCCAGCGCCAACCGTGCGGCAGGGTCAGGCCGTGGCGCATGCACCCGCTGATCATCAGCGGCAGGTCATGGGCAAGGCCCATCCAAGTGCAGATTTCGGCGTCCGCAGGTGCCTCTGACAAGACTTGCAGGATGCCGGCGAGCACGTCTCGCTCGCTGTGATCCGGCGCAGACAGCGTTACGAAGCGCTGCACGTCGATGCCGCCCTGCGAATCCTCGACGAGCACCATCATCGCGGCAGTCGTAATCGTCTGGAACGGCCACCTGGGGCACGTCAGCGGGTCTTCGCTGCGCTGGTACCCGCGCCGGATCGGCTTGTCGTCAGCGGGAACCCACCGTTCCATCTGCTGGTATCGCTTGTGAGCGGTGTCGTCGATCACGGCCGACTCAATGTCGAGCACGATCCAGGAACGCGGACCGCGCGGGGTGGTGATGGTGTCGATCTTCATGATGGTCTCCGAATTGGGTAATCGGCGGGCGCAACGTGCGCCCGCCGGGGATTTCACGAGAAGCGGATGGGGGCGTCGATGGGCGCGTTCGATGCGGCCCAATCGCCGCCGAAGGGCATGAAGCGGTTGCCGTCGAGGAGCTCGGCGTCGCGGCTTTCAGCAGCCTTGTGGATCCGCATCGTCGCGAGACGCACACCCCGCACCAGATGCTGGGGCAGTCCCGGACCTCGCTGCAACAAGCCGCGATCGCCGACCCAGATCGTCATCTTTTCGCGGGGCGACACAAAGGCGAGCCGATCCTCTCCCCATATGAAGGCTTGGCAGTCGCTGATGACATCGACCGACAGGACGTCGCGCAGGACGACTGTGTAGCCTGATGGACGCTTCGCCTTCGTGTTAGCCCAATGTGCGCAGATGACGTCGCGGTCCGCCTGCTGGGCGAGCCGCGCGAGTTCCATGCCACGTTGAACGCCGTCGAGGCCGGTAGCGCAGAACAGGATGCTTTCTAGCGCAGGCTTAAACGTCGGCACGCCAGCGAGCTGCCGCAGAGCAAGCATCCAGTTCTGGTGCCGGGCCTGCATCGGCAAGGTCTTGGTCGTCGTCATATCATTACTCCATTGCGTGACGGCCTGTCGGCCGAAGCATTTTTCCATCTTCCATGGTGCTCATCACTTTCCCTCCAGAACGGGATCAGTTGACCGTGCGGGGCACGTGTCGCGCGGACACCGCCACCAGCGTCTCGATCGCGCGGCGCAGGCGGCGGACCGAGCGGGTGTTGCGAAACAGGCGCAGCAGTGACGCCTCGGCAGCGACCTCAATGTGCGGCAGCGCCGATGGCGGCAGTCCGGCGTCGCGGGCGACTGATCGCCAGAGGTTGGCGAGGACCAGTTCGGCATGCTCCGGCCCGGGGCCGGCCACCTCGACCACATCGACCCGTGACAGCAGCGGAGCTGGCAGTCGATCTATCCGGTTAGCGGTCAGCACCCAGTTGACGTGAGACAGGTCGATCTCAACGGCGAGACAGCCGTCGAAGAAGCGGGCGGCGGTCGACCGTTCGAGCATACCGCGCAACGTCGCGACCGGATCGCCGTTGTCACCGCATGCTACCTTCTCGACCTCGTCGATGACGACGACGGGGTTGGCGGTGCCGGTCCGCAACATCGTCATCGCCGGCAAACATGGCTGCGTATGGCGAAATCCGCGCGGGTTGCCTGCCAGCTCGACGTTGGAGTTCACCCCGGCGAACGACAACACGGCGTCACCGCATCCCGACAGCGCGCCGAGGCGCCTCGCGAGGTGGGTTTTGCCTGCACCCGGCGGGCCGACCAGCAATACCGGCCGCAACGACAACCATGGCCGCCCCGCCCATAGGCTGAACGCCGCCTGGTCGGCGATCCGATCAATCGCGGCTGTCATCCACGGCGCTTCGGCCCTTAGAGCTGCTGCGATG contains:
- a CDS encoding AAA family ATPase, translating into MVVDGKAYIRPCRSIPSEGNGAEWMTSIATLYEPLTTPLPLAGASTLTRARQDKEPRIAAALRAEAPWMTAAIDRIADQAAFSLWAGRPWLSLRPVLLVGPPGAGKTHLARRLGALSGCGDAVLSFAGVNSNVELAGNPRGFRHTQPCLPAMTMLRTGTANPVVVIDEVEKVACGDNGDPVATLRGMLERSTAARFFDGCLAVEIDLSHVNWVLTANRIDRLPAPLLSRVDVVEVAGPGPEHAELVLANLWRSVARDAGLPPSALPHIEVAAEASLLRLFRNTRSVRRLRRAIETLVAVSARHVPRTVN